From Chloroflexota bacterium, one genomic window encodes:
- a CDS encoding iron permease — protein MLTGALITIREGVEAFLIVGILLGYLTRMGQEGLKRYVWVGALSALALSVLLALAFQALALQFEGTGAEVFEVSVALAAVGVLTWMVLWMQRQARTIRGELEQKVAAAISRNQAYVLAGLAFISVLREGVETALFLSALLFTAGQRNLLLGALLGLPIALVIVYLVFHTTVRLDLRAFFVVTGVLLIFIAAGLVGHSVEGLQELGVLPGFEEPLWDTSGIISGDSLVGRLLHAFIGYEARPTLWQALAYGLYLAVFGATFLRGMKPGPARSRAEA, from the coding sequence ATGCTCACAGGCGCATTGATCACGATTCGAGAGGGGGTTGAGGCGTTCTTGATCGTCGGCATCCTCCTCGGCTATCTGACCCGAATGGGCCAGGAGGGGCTCAAACGATACGTCTGGGTTGGTGCGCTGAGTGCCCTGGCGCTCAGCGTCCTGCTGGCTCTGGCCTTCCAGGCCCTGGCCCTGCAATTCGAGGGGACCGGTGCCGAGGTCTTCGAGGTGAGCGTGGCGCTGGCGGCCGTTGGGGTGCTGACGTGGATGGTGTTGTGGATGCAGCGCCAGGCGCGCACGATCCGCGGCGAGTTGGAGCAGAAGGTAGCGGCGGCCATCTCCCGCAATCAGGCGTACGTCCTGGCGGGGCTGGCCTTCATCTCCGTGCTCCGGGAGGGCGTGGAGACGGCGCTGTTCCTGAGCGCGCTGCTCTTCACCGCCGGACAGCGGAATCTGCTGTTGGGCGCCCTGCTGGGGTTGCCGATCGCCCTCGTGATCGTCTACCTCGTCTTCCACACCACGGTACGGCTTGATCTGCGCGCCTTCTTCGTGGTGACGGGGGTGTTGCTCATCTTCATCGCTGCCGGGCTGGTAGGGCATAGCGTGGAGGGGCTGCAAGAGTTGGGGGTGCTGCCCGGTTTCGAGGAGCCTCTCTGGGATACGAGTGGGATCATCAGTGGGGATAGCCTGGTGGGGCGTCTGTTGCACGCCTTTATCGGCTACGAGGCCCGGCCTACGCTCTGGCAGGCGCTGGCTTACGGGCTATATCTGGCCGTTTTCGGGGCGACCTTCCTGCGGGGAATGAAGCCCGGTCCGGCCAGGAGCCGGGCGGAAGCGTAA